Part of the Ignavibacteria bacterium genome is shown below.
CAAAATTATGCTTGTAACCGTTTTTACATCGGATAATATCGCTATAATACAAATCTGCAAACAGATTTTAGATGAAAACAATATAAGACATATGGTCACGGGAGAGTTTTTAGTGAACCTCGAAAATGGCAGTAACAATATTATGATTAAAGTCCTCGAAGAAGACGCCGAGAAAGCGAGAGAGGTTTTGAGAGAGATAAAATAATATTTTCCAGACTGGGATTCCCGCCTTCGCGGGAATGACTTCACTTAATTGAATTATATTTCTTTTCACATCTTATATCTCACATCTCACATCTCACGTATCACGCCTACGTCTGACATCTCGCATTTTTACAAGCTCCATAAATACTGGAACTTCAAAAATATCTGGCGGTAGGATTCTTTGTAGAAGTTATGGTTGTTTGCGCCGCTGAACTCCTCGAAGCTGTGAGTCGAACCGACATATAGTACCGTGAAGGGATTCCACTTGTAGCTTACAAGCGGGTCAAAGTTAAAACTGTTTGAAAAACTATTGTATTGCGTAACCAATCTGCATGCAAAATGCTTATCAATCTGATAAGTAACTTTATTGTTCATAACATAACCTGCATATTCTCTCGCATCGTTTCCGTTCTGTGATACATCTTCATAACTGTATTCAAAATCCATTCTTATTCTGTCAATTGGGAGAAACGTGAACCAAAAATTCAAAATTTGTCCATTCCCCACGTATGGATTATCCTGCCTCACTATGTATTTACCTTTTTCATAATTAAATCCGCCGCGTATAAGCTTGAATGAATTTATATCCGAACCGATTCTCCAGCGGTTAACGTTCCTGTGATTTATTCCTCCATAAACTTCATTGTTAACAGCAAGATATGCAGGATAAATATAAATTCCATTTGCAAATGCTACTGTAGTTTGCAATTGCAAAAATTGCTCCCGCGGTGCACCTTTTGTATCCCATCTCATATAGCCCCAGAAGTTCGGCGTAAAGTCATTGACAACTTTGCCTTCAGGATAAATGCTGTACCCCTGCTCGAAATAAAAATCCATAATGTTGTTGCGGCTTATGAATCCGTTATCTTTCCGCGCAACCGGAGGAGAGTATGAGGCTTCATTATAAAACCACCAGTTTCTTGCGCGCCTGCTGAATGCAAGAAATCCTCCAAGACCATTATAGCTCTCACCGTTGAATGCAGCAGTATATTGATTATTATTTCCAAACTTATCCTGCTCATTAAATAACGCAGTATCGTTAAGCTCTTTTGTTGAATATCCAAGCGCTTGTCCTATTACAAGATAATTGCTTGCGAAGGCATAACGCCAGTTAATTCCGATTATTCTATTATATCCGCTGAAGTCAAAAGATTTTGTGCTGTCTTTTGTAAATTCCCTGTCCGAATAAATCATTCCCACAAAGCTTTCATTGCCTAAATCATACTTT
Proteins encoded:
- a CDS encoding DUF2007 domain-containing protein, translating into MLVTVFTSDNIAIIQICKQILDENNIRHMVTGEFLVNLENGSNNIMIKVLEEDAEKAREVLREIK